Genomic segment of Eretmochelys imbricata isolate rEreImb1 chromosome 11, rEreImb1.hap1, whole genome shotgun sequence:
GTTCTCTGCCCAAAAGCAGTTGTCTCTTGGCTTCCTCCCAGGGCCCTATTCACACTGCTGCTCCTATGCCTGCTCGCTTTCTCCCTGATTTCTGGTTCCTTTCACTTGCCTTTCTTCTCTGGCACACAGAGTTACACATGCACAACTGTAACCAATCCATGCCCAGCCCCTGTGCTTGCATCCAATCCCCAGGGAACCCCTCAGCGCTGATGACCTAGCCTCTCTCCAGACCTTGCAATATGGTTTAATGCCTTGGGTATTGGCTTCCACTGTCTTCATCTTTCTTACtccataaaggagcttaattgcTTCTTCCATTTAGTCTGAATGAAGGGTGGCTAGCATACCCATCAGGTTTAATGAGGTCCGAGACTGCCTAAAGATCAAAGACATGCTTCAATGGCAGTCAATAACACCTTCAACAATAGCAATGTACTAGTCACAATAACATGGGTCTCCCATGAAATCCAACCATACAGGTTCATCTGAGCAGTGGAGTTCTCATTGGCTCACTGATAAcgttctgctttttaaaaagactaTGATCCTCTCATGCAAATGTGGATGGTGGAGCATCTCCATTGGATTTATAATTAACCATGTTGACCTTCATGTATTGTGTCTCTCAGAAACGGAAACTGGCAGATTTAGTTTTGAGATGGTCAAACCAGTTCGGATAAGATAAGAGCCATTCATGCAGCTCTGCACAGGGCTGGACTTGAAACTGAACCAAACCATGTTTCGAGCTGCAGACAGTTATTTATGTTGGGATCACCTCCAAGACCTTTTCCACTCAGCGTATCTAGAACACCTTGTCCAATTCTGGAAGTACATTTCAttcagttctctgggatccaaaaaacTCAGTTTGCCTCCAGACTGTCACTCAAGTTCCTTTATTTGGCACACAACAGTGTACATTGCAGCTCCAAAGTCCCACAGAAACCCTCTCCCTTTATGTATATTTACATATCTCATTGCATTTCCTATAAATTATATCACACATTTTTGGATTGgattggttactttgcaggaaccaatccctgtgcagcctgctctgtcCATGCATTGTCCAAGCTCGACCTGCTCCTTACCTCATCTGTACAGTCCTAACTTATCTTACCCATTGTTATGCTAGTTCATAATAAATGGTTCCCTGGATGGTCTCCCTCTTATCTGTGctggctcagacattctgtcCTCTTAGCCGACAGACCTATTTACTTGTCTTATTTAGACAAATAAGGTAAACAGACAGTTTAGCTTGTTGGTTGCCTGTGATGTTTCAGGGCCGGGTGACCTCTGGGACAGCAACAGCTGTATGTCTGGCCTGATTGGAAGGAAGTATCgtgggaagggaaggagtgtTCCAGGAAGACTCCCAACTCCATGCTGACCCAAGAGGTGACTCGGATAACCAGCCAGACTCTGCGATGAGGTTAGTTTGTTGCTTCCCCACATTTAGAGTCCTTGGCTCCCAAGTTTCATGGGGGGGGCAGCAAATATGAGCACTGAGCAGCGGAGTGGCACCTGTGCAACTTTCTCCCCCCATCCATAGGAGTTCACGGAAGCCCCATTTCACAGCATTGGGACTCCACCACCGGAGGGGAGAGCACATGGTGTTGGTCATAGGAACAAGGGTCACGATGGTGTCAGTCTACACTGCACACGCCGCTACCTAACCTGGGGGAATGCTGCCAGATTTGGCAGTAGCTGGAGCCTGCCCTGGGGCGAGATGGTATGGCAGAGCAGGTTTGGCAGTACTGTGAACTGACTGGAGGAGTAGGGCAGGTTGGCTGGGGCTTGCATAGTAGGATGGCTCCAGAGGAACCATGTCACCAAAAGTATGGGACCCATGGAGCTTTGCAGATCAGGCCCTGGGTGTGGGCTCTGCTGCATACACACAACTGgacctctctcctccctcagctGCCCAAGAGCTGTGGGTTTGGAGGCCACATCCTTGCCCCTTCTTCTGACTCagaccccagcccttccccctgaGGGGGGCATTACCAGGCAGTTCCACAAGGGGAACTCGGTGTGGGTTCCTGGGCCCTGGCTTGAGGGAGAATGTGGACACGTACTCCTTGCTGGGCACTACAGGGTTCTCCAGGCATAGACATGTTGATATTGACACACAACAGGGTGGAATAAGAACAGTCTCAGCCTTGACTCAGAATCCCTGGGCATTTGCAGGTCTAGGCCAGACCTGGCTTTATTTAAACACAGTTCTTGGTGCTTTCAGGGAAAGTTTACTCATGAGTGCTGACCAGAGTAAAGTAAACACGCCCCTTTGTAAGAGTGGGCTGTAGCGGGAGGGACCTATGgagtctttttattttaaaagagttaCTGATTAACTTCACTGCTGCAGTCCTCCCCCACAGAACGCAGCTAAGGAGCCATGTCCCATGACCAGAAGGCAGAACTGCCTGGGGTCATGCACTGTGATAATCTCTCGATATTctctcattattaattatttgtactaTGGTAGAGCCTAGAAGAACTGGTCATGTCCCAGTTTCCTTGTGTGCTAAGCGCtggatgtgacgaagtgggactgttttaatgtttcctctgaatagtgtgggggtgcctcagtttcccctatgcagttcttaagtatctaggtggtggggtaagggtgtatgatcactgcagagccctagagggcaggtgtgtgcaggggtctagacacagagaatggccaacaccctgtttcctggcaactgatggcctgggcccttctcccctgcaaggtgagagctaaagggttggagaacaaaggaatcaggtgacctcctggcccaggaaaggggaaagcccagaggaggagggactggagggagtttcagtttggggcaggctgggacatggagtgaagtgcagacgtggttgtctggctcactgcccccccaaatggacccagctgaagggtcctgttctctgcacctgcaaactctgttttagaccatgttcctgtcgtctaataaacttctgttttactgactggctgagagtcacgtctgtctgcgaagttggggtgcaggaccctctggcttccccaggaccccgcctggatggactcgctgtgggaagtgcacggaggggcagaggatgctgaatgctccgaggtcagacccaggaaggtggaagccgtgtgagctgtgtgtcctgaagacagtctgctcacagacaggagacttccccagagtcctgactggcttcgtagggagcagttccagagcatcgccccggggactccgtgacactgttcaaatacagaacaaaaaggcggtgcctgccccatggagcttactttctaaatataagacaagaacCAACAGAGGGATACACACAGactggggagcacaaggaaacaatggggCAATGCCGGttagcatgataggcagtggtctcattGCCTCAGTGGTGTGTTATTGTCACGTTTTACAGCTGTTAAAGTAGTGCCTGCATAAGTCTCTCAGTACCTCGGGTCAATTGTTCCAAGTTCACAGTTATCTGGTGCAGATAGAGcggatttaagtgataggttacataccacagttagtagttctgcagtggCATATTTGAGTGCCAGTAGAACTcatgggtgaatcccatctggtcctggtgacttattactgtttatcaatttgctccaaaacctcctctattgacacctcagtctgggtcagttcctcagatttgtcccctaaaaagaacggctcaggtgtgggaatctctttATGTGGTGTTCTCTAGTGACGACTCACAGCCTTAAAAGAGCAGGTACTTGACTTTGCTGTGAGGGGCCAAAGACTCTCCCTTTTGTTATGTGTGTAAAGTGCCTCGTGTAATGGGGCTTTGATCCACGATTAAGGATTTTGGGTGCTacggaaataaataaataaataatgctcaTTGTAATTATGATGTAATCCATAGTGAAAAATATCCAGAATCCAACTCATCCATCTGTcagtaaaaaacagaataaacAGGGTCCAAATTCAAGTCATCAGGAGATTTTGCAATTTAACGACCATCATTTAGAGACAGATTTTCCTACAGGTGTGAGTTTACAGCCAATGCATCACTGGACACCTTGCCATGTGAAGATAAAGCCCTCTCTGCAGCCACTTACTTCACATCGAGGGTTTGGATTCATGGGCACAGTATTAGATGGGATAATCCATTTAAGTGGACTACTTTCTTGGGAACAAATCCCATTTGAAATAATGCAGAGAGATTTAGCTTACCAAGAAAGCGGGATGAACGAGGGCATTCTGTTTGCTCCAGAGACACCTCTGCTGAATGCATGTACGAGGCAGACAAGGGTCTGTCTCTTGGAGAGCTGGAAGGGGGCCTCTTGGCACAAGGAGACCAACTCAGCTGCCACAATTTTGTGCATGAAAACATAGTCTATATCAAATTGTAAATTGGATTTGCAAAAACAGGGGCTAGAGCATGGAATGGGACTTGGGAcacatgggttctattcccagctctgccactggcttgctgggtgaccttggtcaagtcacttcccttcccgtgcctcagtttccccatctgtaaaatggggacaatgataccAACTTCCTTTGTGAAATGCTGTgtgatctacagatgaaaaatgctgtataAGAGCTGGggattaatattatttgtattactagtGGCCTACCTCTGCTTCCATTGTAGACCAACTGGCATCACAGCCAGTGATGGGTGCCTTTGAAACTCCCTCTCAGCATCTGTCAGACTTTAAAAATAATGGGAACAAACTGTTTCAGGAAATGGAAAGGCACAGCTGCTCCCTCACCTCTGCCCTACACCAAcctcctttcttacttcatttctGTGCCTCAGAACTTTTGCCCATCaaacatttggggtgggggggagagaggaggaggaacatGATTTAAAGGGCACATGTATTTTTTTTAGATCTGAGCTTTTCAGGGCAGGTACCATCCCATATTTTGCATTAGAAAGCACTTAGCATGTTGTCGGAGCTGTGCAGAATAAAATACATTTGCTATCAGCACCAGGATAAGATACATGATAAGTTAGGAGAGTGTAGCTTTTAAGGCAGTAAGGCCTAGATTCACAGaaggatttaggcaccaaaatatctGTTGAGAATCTGGGTCTGACTGAAAAGTTAGGAGTAGAGATCAACCCAAACCCAGATCTGGGACCTGTGCACCATCAAACGTAGGGGATGCCTGGATCCAGACACTGAGCAAGCTTTTGTGGCTGACCCATATTCAGTGCCGTCCTTACCCGTATGTAAAGcaggcagctgctccagcccctgctccggctcttccGCAGATCCCcgaccctgctcctccccagcccagccctactCCCCCGAAGATTGCAGccaggcccgaccctgcactCACCGCGTGGTAAGTTTATGGAGCGGCCCCAGCCGGccccgctcccctggctcccagccacgcGGCCggcgagtgctggggggcggttccccctccccccaagtctgggagccaggggagtggagcagccgggagcagggggagctggccccaggcctccgtgggggaCAGTGGCTGGCCACTCAGtgaccctgcccctgctccgctcccctggctcccaggcttggggggaggggggaaccgcCCCACAGCACTCGCCGGCTGcgcggctggggctgggtcgctccacttcccgcaggaagtggccagccccccTACCCCTCccgcggaggcctggggccccacacagatCCCCCGGGGAGGCGTGGGGCCAGCTCCCCCCCGTTCCTCcccgtggaggcctggggccccacacagcgcccctcgggggagggggggggctgcgtagggcaccaaaatagctaggggTGGCTTTGCCCATATTGCTGTTTAACgcaccaaaccaaaaccccagatcagAACATTCCCAAAGTTCAGACCCTTGTCAAACGGCACCTCCAAACTCTAGGTGTGTTTGGAGCTCAGCTACAGTCCTATACACTATAAATGGAGTCTTCATGTGTTCTGGTAAGAAACCACTCCGCTGCTCCCCTGGAATGTGGAATGTCAAACACAGGAAACATACTTGACTGACCATCAAAGACTCCATCAACAAACATACTCCGGACAGAGCTGGCAATTCTTAGCACTGGTCAGCACTGGTCACACAGGTAGCAACAGCACAACTCTTGTGCTTTTTTGACCCTGCActtatttgattttttcccctacacCTAACAGTGCAGCAAAGAAAATAGCAAACATTTTGTGCTTGTATTACTGTGGCACTCAGAGGGCCCAAGTGAAGTAAGGGTCCCATCATGCTAAGAGCTGTACAAAtggaccctgccctgaagagctcccaatctaaacagacaagatagaaagggagggggaatgaaagTGTCTTACCCAACAGACAGAACCTGGCCTCTGCTCtccacactggcttcccatagaatagcAAGCCATATTCAcggtcttggtccttatctttATAGTGGTCAATGGCTTGGGACCAGGGTAGCTAAAACATCACCTAAAGTTCAGCAACTCCACTCCTAAGGCACAATGAAAATCTGTGCAGGAGCCACAACAGGAAGGAATCTGGCCCATCAACTCTTTACAGATCCGCCACTGGTGTATATGGGCAGAGCTGCCCAGAAGACAATGCCCATGTACACCAGCCGAGGCCCTGTCCCTTGAGCTCTGCTCACTAGTTTGTTTATGGCATTTTCAGTCTACGCATTTAGTTTTaagtttgcttacattttatAGTCAGTGCATATTTAGGTCccagagggtggggctgggaatggctTGGAGTCCCCTTTGTTCTAAAGGGCTAGCTGTGGCAAACAGGACCAAGTATAGCAATTAGACTGGACAACCACTTAATCACAGCTCAGTATCTCTTCTCCTTTCAATCAATGGCTTAAAGCCAACTTCCCCCATATCCCAGTGAAACTCATAACAGTTGCAGCCCTGCCCATGGGAATCAGAACACAAGCTAGCCTCATCTATGTTAGGAAATCCACCACGGTTACATGCTGCAGTAAAACATGCTTCTTGAGGCACAGTTGTGTGAATGGGATGTCTTTGTTAAGTTGTGAGATGCGGCTAGAGGAAGCATGGTTTAAGCACTGGCCTGGGTGTCAGGGGACTCAGGATACGGTCACTGGCTATTTGACCTTAGGTGCATGGGCTCACTGCTGTGCACCTGTTGCCCCTTCCCCTCTTTGTCTATTTAGCATGTAAAGCCCAAATCCTCCTCggtattgaaatcaacaggaattaggcacctaaatgctttTGAGATCTGGACTTAAACTGTTTGGGAGAAAGGATGTCTGTGCCGGGCTAGCATGattgggccctgatctcagctgaagtCTCTACAAGTGCCATAGTTCAGCTGAAATAATTTACCTGAAGCACTGATCTGGAACCTGGTTGATGAGATGAGGCAGTTAGaccagcctcagggctgctgtgAAGTGCCCCTAAGGGCTGTTGTGGCAGCTAGGAAGTGCCAGAATGCACTTAACACCCAGGCCATGCTGCCAAAAACCACCTCCCCTACAGCACCTGGATTTGCCTCATAGCAGGAAGTCCCCACACTGACTTTAAAAGGGCTTGGCATAGTGTAGGGCTAAGTCTTTAGCAGGGCAGACCTGCCTCCATATGTAACTAACAGCATCTCCAGTGTACTTTACATTCATGTGTTATCCATCATACAGGACTATAGCCTtgctcctgcaaagacttatgcctGTGCTTATCTTTATGCACTGTGCATACAATCTCTTTTAACTCAACAGGGCTACTCATGCTatgtaaagctaagcacatgtgtaaatctTGGCACAGGTGGGGTGGAGTACATCATGTTTGGAAAGCCCCACATGTGACACGCAGCATGTCAAGTTGCACCTTCAGGAACATGTCCCCTGACTTCACATCATGTTACACGTCTCACTTACCAACAGCTCCCACCCTGAGCCACCCTTGATTTTACAGGTGAACAGCAACAAAAGTActgacaaaagaaaaggagtacttgtggcaccttagagactaaccaatttatttgagcataagctttcgtgagctacagctcacttcatcggatgctgtagctcacgaaagcttatgctcaaataaattggttagtctctaaggtgccacaagtactccttttctttttgcaaatacagactaacatggctgttactctgaaaagtactGATGTTTCTAAATTCATCATTGTTAGCAAGACCACCTGGCCAATGTTCAGAGGAGCCAAACAACCGCAGATCTCTCCGACCTCAGGTGGTGTTGTAGGTCAGAACTATTATTTTTTCCTTAATATTATTTATATGAGTCATGACTAGAGGTCCTCCTgcactagatgctgtacaaatgcatagcGAGGGACAGGCCCTTGTCTGCCgaatttacaatctaattagACAGGACAGACAGTGGTGTTATCTACATTTTACCTATGGGGACTTGCGGTGCAGGGAGATTATATTATTTGCCCAATTTGCACAGAGAGTTTTTAGCAGCACTGGGAATTGAATTTAGatgtcctgaatcccagtcctgtGATTATCCACAAGATTATCTTTCTCTTGGAGGCAGTGTAGCCTGGTGGCTAGTGCATTGCATTAGGACTCCGGAGCCCTGAAttctttccctggctctgccactggttgaccttaagcaagtcacttcccttctatGTGCCtctatttcctcatctgtaaaatgtgaataacaatactgacctcctttataaagtgctttgagagctatggATGAAAACACACTGAATTATTAATAGAAGGAACAAAAAGACTATGTCAAATTCTTCATTgtataaataatttatttcagtTCACAGCATTATGtttcctcttaaaaaaaagaTGCAAAGATGGAAGGAACAGAGGATGGATGACGAGATAAAAGGAAAAGTTACACTAGGTAGCATGGCATTTTTCTTGAGTTCTAGGTACACTGTGAAGACAGTCTGAAATGTGACTGGCATCTCATGACacctgctgaaaaaaaaaaaattttttttcccaaaaacatTGTTGAGAAGACACAACCTGGAGAAAATCCAACCTGATTTTAGAACAGCAGACTGCGTAAAGCTTTTCTGTAATAATTGTTTCAGAGGACTCATTATCTGGTCAGTTGCAGACAACACAGCTCAACTCTGCCATGGCACTGAGGAGTAGTCATTACAGTCCTGAAATTCTACAGAAATACCAGTGACCCTGTTACCTACTAATTGGAGAAGTATTTTAACTTACTGCATACATGTACAACTAGTGACCATGACCCTGGTCAGTACCTAaacacatgcctaaagttaagcacatgcttcagtgcttttgCTGGATAGGGATCAAATTAGGCAATGCTTAAATAATTTGCTTAATTAGGGCCAGTTTAACTGAATGTCCAGTAAGGGGTCAATCCTGCAACTGCAGGTCTTACTTCCACAAaaagtcccatttaagtcaatggaactatttgcCTCAGTAAAGTTGTCTGCAGGATCAAGAATCAAGTCTTGGCGGGGGAGACCCTGTAATTAATATGTTCATTATTTTTACAGCATGACAGGTTTTGATCAGAACGTTTTTATTTAACCCCTAAACACTTAATATTCAAAACAAAGGTTGGAGCATTTGGCTTTTGCAGTgtcacaaaataaatatattctctctctcaatAGTGTGGAACTACCAAGTGTCAAAGTGCTTCAGAAAGTGTTTCATGTGAcggcaaagaaaaaaacaaaaaaatccaatgaAAAACTGTACAGACCCTCCTGAAATGATGGGACCAGCCCACTTCTTAGATTAGTGAAGCAGTCACTACTCCTGTAAACTGGACTCTTGCAGGCATATAAATACCATTTGGTTTCAATATTGGATTCTACAGAATGCTACTGGGAAAGTACCAAGTTCATTGCTGAAAAAGGAGAATCAGCTGCCTGAAATTCACCCTGGTTTTTTCTTGGTTTGGGAAATGCACTCAAGCAGAAAGCCAAATACTTCACTCATCCGAAATTCCCACATGACCATGTTAAGACCAGTGAACCACAGGTGTGGGATATTAGTATGCCAAAAACTGATTGCAGCTGATTTCCAAACTCTCTTCTTGTTATGAAATTCTAGGAGTCAGAATTTTCTCATTGTGAGGTGGGTttccatgagagagagagagagcgcgcgcacGACCAAGAAGCAGCCAGCTTATGTATatttagggtccaatcctgtgCTCAGTGAAGTTAATGTTAAAACACCAACTGATGGGGAAGGGCCAGCCAGGATCTTGCTAAAAcactgggcttgatcctgcactagTGAAGTGACTGGAAACATGTCTGAGCCTGTTGTAATACATTTACCAGCAGGATCTCCCCTTGCATGCTTTGCAGCTAGGACTCTCACCCTTGAATTTGTTTAAAACCTTTGGTTGTATCAAAAAGTTCTTAAAACTTCACTTCCCACTCAATAGGTGCTCTGCACTCCAATATCCCTTTGCATTAAGAGATTTTGCACTCTTGCCATTTTGGGCAGAGCAAGTTTAGTTTAGCTACCTAATGTTTGTAGTCTGTTGGTCAAAGTACTGGCTTGATTTACAGTCCATGTTTATACCAGAGTTTAATTAGCAACTCTTGTGCTTTTCCATTTGCAGCTGAGGTGAACTGTTGGGGCTTATCATCCAGTAGTGtcaggagacttttttttaaatggagtgcACAAATTGAATCAACCAACCAGATTGAACCAAATTAGATAATCCAAACGGGTCTCCACCTGTAGACTACAGCAATAAAGTAGCAAGACCTACTGCTTACCATTGCTACAGGATAgagtctgttaaaaaaaaaaaaacacacctttgaaaatgaaaagatgCTTGAAAGATGCTTCATGGCAAAATTCACACAGAACCCCTTTTCGCAAACAATTTAGAACTCAGCACCAGTCAACAGGTGGTTACAAGCCATGGAGCTGGCCATACAGCTTTAAATCTCCTGTGGATCAATACAGGTCTGTCCTTGGGtagactttgtttttaaaagaggatGGACACCCTCAGCTGAAACAACTGGGCACTCCCATTAAGCACACACAGCTACTGCAAGCAGTAGTGTATCATTCCTTCATTCCGGGGCTTCATAGTTTTGTTGGTCTGATTTTGTGTGTGATAATGACCCGCACATGGGCTGAATccaaaggagggggagggggaggggaggtctgGTGCAACCTGAAAAGCAGCTCTCCCAAGAGGCTCACCTTACCTACCCGCCATTCAGCAAGATGTATCTGCCTGTGATTTCCTACCGCAGCTTTCTAACCACAAACAGATGCCTCAGCACCCAATGCCTCCTGAAAcattatctccccccccccccgaaatacACACCCCTTAAGATCCACAGGCAGGAGCAAATCCAAGCTCAGTTTCACAGGGGCCAGCCCTGTTGCATCCAGCTCCACCGCAAATCCTCCGATTTCAAAGGAAAAGGCAATTCCCTCCCAAGCTCAGATGCCAGCTGATCTGGTCGTCCTGGGAGGGGTTACAGCAGCCTCTTCACCCAGACGccagcctcatccacctcctagTCCTGCCAGCAAGTTAACAGCAGTGGCGACCCAATGAAAGGCAACGGGGAGCCGAGCGCTCATCTAGACACAGGCGCCCATTGGGGGCACCTAGGGAGGCCGGCATGCCCGGCAATGTTTCAGGCTAGCAGGGTTTTGGCCTGGCGGTTATCGTTTCTTCCTCTGCTTGAGGGACTTCCTGCGCTTGAGGATCATCTCATAGAGCTTGTCCATGCCCTCGGTGAGACCCTCGCCGATGATGGCGCAGGCGGGCTGGACGTGGTAGGTGGTGGAGGGGGCGAGCTCATGCAGCGCCAGCTGCTTCTCCAGCTCGGCCACGGGCAGGGACTTGGGCAGGTCCTGCTTGTTGGCGATGACCAGCAAGGGAGTGCCCTGGTTCTCGGCAAACTTGGTCACCTTGTGCAGCTCGGTCTTGGCCTCCTCCAGCCGGTCCACGTCCACCGAGTCCACCACGTAGATGATGCCGTCGGTGCAGCGGCTGTAGGACTTCCAGAGCGGCCGCAGCTTCTCCTGGCCGCCCACGTCCCAGAAGTGGCAGCTGATGCCCTTGGCCGTGCCGTTGCTCAGCCGGATCTTCTCGGTGTTGAAGCCGATGGTAGGCACCGTGTTGACGAACTCGTTGAACTTGAGCCGGTAGAGGACGGTGGTCTTGCCGGCCGAGTCCAAGCCCAGCATGACGATGTGCAGCGACTGGAAAGCGGAGATGTTGGAGGAGATGTTCCCCATGGCCCCCACCGCCGCCGGCGCAGCTAGAATTAGGCGAAGCTACGGGAGGGGTTTCGAAAA
This window contains:
- the ARL4C gene encoding ADP-ribosylation factor-like protein 4C; the encoded protein is MGNISSNISAFQSLHIVMLGLDSAGKTTVLYRLKFNEFVNTVPTIGFNTEKIRLSNGTAKGISCHFWDVGGQEKLRPLWKSYSRCTDGIIYVVDSVDVDRLEEAKTELHKVTKFAENQGTPLLVIANKQDLPKSLPVAELEKQLALHELAPSTTYHVQPACAIIGEGLTEGMDKLYEMILKRRKSLKQRKKR